From Bdellovibrionales bacterium, the proteins below share one genomic window:
- a CDS encoding response regulator transcription factor: protein MRVLLVEDDTSVAKSIELMLQAEGFIVDTTDLGEDGLEIGKLYDYDIIILDLMLPDIDGYEVLRRLRAARVTTPILILSGLSELDNKIKGLGFGADDYLTKPFDRRELVARIHAIIRRSKGHSDSVIRTGKLTVNLDARTVEVGGAPLHLTGKEYGILELLSLRKGTTLTKEMFLNHLYGGMDEPELKIIDVFVCKLRKKLAQAADGENYIETVWGRGYVLRDPAGSEPPKLQQRPV from the coding sequence ATGCGCGTTCTCCTTGTTGAAGATGACACTTCCGTCGCCAAGAGCATTGAGCTCATGCTTCAAGCCGAAGGCTTTATCGTCGATACCACTGATCTTGGTGAAGACGGATTGGAGATTGGTAAGCTTTATGATTATGACATCATCATCCTTGATCTTATGTTGCCCGATATCGACGGGTATGAAGTCTTGCGCCGCCTTCGCGCCGCACGGGTCACGACCCCCATTTTGATTCTTTCCGGTCTGTCCGAACTTGATAACAAGATTAAAGGCCTTGGATTCGGCGCGGACGACTACCTGACGAAACCTTTTGACCGCCGCGAACTCGTCGCGCGTATTCACGCCATTATTCGTCGCAGCAAGGGCCATTCGGACAGTGTCATTCGTACAGGCAAGCTGACCGTCAATCTTGATGCTCGCACCGTTGAAGTCGGCGGAGCCCCTCTTCATCTCACAGGCAAAGAATACGGCATTCTTGAGTTGCTTAGCCTGCGTAAGGGCACGACACTGACCAAGGAAATGTTCCTCAACCACCTTTATGGCGGCATGGATGAGCCTGAATTGAAAATCATCGACGTGTTTGTTTGTAAGCTGCGCAAGAAGCTGGCGCAAGCCGCAGACGGCGAGAATTACATCGAAACCGTTTGGGGACGCGGCTATGTTCTGCGCGATCCTGCCGGATCAGAGCCCCCCAAGCTTCAACAAAGACCCGTCTAG
- the nagZ gene encoding beta-N-acetylhexosaminidase: MLLGCEGPVLTEEERSFFARLNPFGFILFQRNCVNPDQVKALTCALRACVQQPALPIFIDQEGGRVARLKPPYWPSLPAIRTIGKLYERNPVQGREAMRLHSLVTAKMLRAVGINGNCAPVLDLCLDGASSAIGDRALSASPQTVADLGRVAIEAYLAEGVYPVIKHMPGHGRVQVDPHVDLPFVDTDEETLQKNDFVPFKKLHDAPMAMNCHVVFRALDPLAPVSLSPSVHERIIRGVLGFQGLLMTDDLAMGALKMPLEQRVRGALEAGADIALYCTGSMEGMRTVEESLPAETCEATLMRWARAQDHLSRAGAMRSVEDEAALRARLAALLDVGAVTQEA; this comes from the coding sequence GTGTTGTTGGGATGCGAAGGCCCTGTTTTAACGGAAGAGGAACGCAGCTTCTTTGCGCGCCTTAATCCTTTTGGCTTTATCCTTTTTCAAAGAAACTGTGTCAATCCCGATCAAGTGAAAGCGTTAACGTGTGCGTTAAGGGCGTGCGTCCAGCAGCCTGCCCTTCCCATTTTTATTGATCAAGAGGGGGGGCGAGTCGCCCGCCTAAAGCCCCCTTATTGGCCATCCTTGCCAGCGATTCGCACAATCGGAAAACTTTATGAAAGGAATCCCGTCCAAGGGCGCGAGGCTATGCGTTTGCATTCTCTTGTAACAGCCAAGATGCTGCGAGCCGTCGGGATCAATGGCAACTGCGCGCCAGTTCTGGACTTATGCCTTGATGGCGCGTCGAGCGCGATTGGTGATCGAGCGCTTAGTGCTTCGCCTCAGACTGTGGCTGATCTGGGGCGCGTGGCAATTGAGGCCTATCTTGCCGAAGGCGTGTATCCCGTCATCAAGCACATGCCGGGCCATGGGCGCGTGCAGGTGGATCCTCATGTTGATCTGCCTTTTGTCGATACAGATGAAGAGACGTTGCAGAAAAATGATTTTGTCCCGTTCAAAAAGCTTCATGACGCGCCGATGGCCATGAATTGTCATGTTGTCTTTCGGGCACTTGATCCTTTGGCGCCAGTTTCTCTTTCGCCGTCCGTTCATGAGCGGATCATACGCGGCGTTCTAGGGTTTCAGGGGCTTCTTATGACGGATGATCTGGCGATGGGTGCTTTAAAAATGCCGCTTGAGCAGCGCGTGCGCGGCGCGCTGGAGGCTGGAGCCGATATAGCTCTTTATTGCACAGGCTCCATGGAGGGGATGCGCACTGTTGAAGAATCGCTGCCAGCTGAAACGTGTGAGGCGACTCTTATGCGATGGGCGCGGGCGCAGGATCATTTGTCAAGGGCGGGCGCGATGAGGTCGGTTGAGGACGAGGCGGCCTTGCGAGCGCGTCTGGCGGCGCTTCTTGATGTGGGCGCAGTTACGCAAGAGGCCTGA
- a CDS encoding pentapeptide repeat-containing protein — translation MSTDALTIIDQASLNDIIAKHVAFKKGRANGARAALQHYDLSGLSFKDSDMSNADFTGSVMVEADLENCKLDYCVFYACDLRKANFSHASLVRADLRGACLRGAIMANADLNEADLREGSYATYDPDKGLTFTSDSDVWKEGTGGVDMRGANLGSVKLSGAIAINSNFEDANLSKSTIIRGNLNGANLAGANLSGADLSQCELKNVSLKGANLTGTMMDFSNLENVDLSGTLTDQPMGNTLNELEAPLEEMLKLHQIWLRTQGEDGKRLNLSNLDLRNAPPLTGVNLTMLFAEHSIWYGHDLSNINLQAANLKHSDFRHCAFRSSDIRGTNFSKCVMVGAKFTKARMEPLFFEGNRTLNTCFVGANLRYSDFTNAVLRDADFTDADLSSANFTGADITGTIFKNAIMTDTKIRPLA, via the coding sequence ATGTCAACAGATGCTTTGACAATCATCGATCAAGCGAGCTTGAACGACATTATCGCCAAGCATGTGGCCTTTAAAAAAGGTCGCGCCAATGGTGCACGGGCGGCCTTGCAACATTACGATTTATCCGGCCTTTCCTTTAAAGACAGCGATATGTCCAATGCCGACTTCACCGGCTCCGTTATGGTGGAGGCGGATCTTGAAAACTGCAAACTGGACTATTGCGTTTTTTATGCCTGCGACCTTCGTAAAGCCAATTTTTCTCATGCTAGTCTTGTTCGCGCCGATCTACGCGGCGCTTGCCTGCGCGGCGCGATCATGGCCAATGCCGATCTCAACGAAGCCGATTTGCGCGAAGGCTCCTATGCCACCTATGACCCCGATAAGGGCCTCACCTTCACAAGCGACAGCGACGTTTGGAAAGAAGGCACAGGCGGCGTCGATATGCGCGGGGCCAATCTTGGCTCTGTTAAACTTTCCGGTGCCATCGCCATCAACTCCAATTTCGAAGACGCGAACCTGTCCAAATCAACCATCATCCGTGGCAACCTAAACGGCGCTAATTTGGCCGGAGCCAATCTATCCGGCGCGGATCTTAGTCAGTGCGAATTGAAGAATGTCAGTCTTAAGGGTGCGAACCTGACGGGCACGATGATGGACTTTTCTAATCTTGAAAACGTCGATCTTTCGGGAACCCTGACGGATCAACCGATGGGAAATACGCTGAACGAGTTAGAGGCTCCCCTTGAGGAAATGCTCAAACTCCATCAAATTTGGCTAAGGACACAAGGCGAAGACGGGAAGAGACTCAATTTGTCCAACCTTGACCTGCGCAACGCCCCGCCCTTAACAGGGGTAAACTTGACGATGCTTTTTGCCGAACATTCAATTTGGTACGGCCACGATCTTTCGAACATCAATCTTCAAGCCGCTAACCTTAAACACAGTGATTTCCGTCATTGCGCCTTTAGAAGCTCGGACATACGCGGAACCAATTTTAGCAAATGCGTCATGGTGGGCGCCAAATTCACCAAGGCCCGCATGGAGCCTCTTTTTTTTGAAGGCAACAGAACGCTGAACACTTGTTTTGTCGGTGCTAATCTCCGCTATAGTGACTTTACCAACGCGGTGCTCCGCGATGCCGACTTTACCGACGCGGATTTAAGCTCGGCCAATTTCACAGGCGCGGATATTACGGGCACGATATTCAAAAACGCGATTATGACCGACACCAAGATCAGGCCTCTTGCGTAA
- a CDS encoding histidine phosphotransferase family protein: MQIDLRVLELLSSKICHDLISPVSAINNGVELIEDIGETVVDEAMKLIADSASVSSRRLKLFRIAYGRAGSEESLPVKDVRLVAAQYFEVGKIKLHWDEALALSDLSEKRGALKTLINMLLLSEEVLAYGGTITLQRIEGEGTLGCRLEIVGKSAQLSPSFGDALNGITPVEDLTPRTIQSYMTGRFASTFDLSILPSSPCPDQLDLTLLVKAPEYDSDRPL; encoded by the coding sequence ATGCAGATAGACTTGCGTGTTCTTGAGCTTTTGTCCTCGAAGATTTGCCATGATCTGATCAGTCCCGTGAGCGCCATTAACAATGGCGTTGAGCTTATTGAGGATATTGGCGAAACCGTCGTCGATGAGGCCATGAAGCTGATCGCGGATAGCGCCAGCGTTTCCTCGCGCCGCCTCAAGCTCTTTAGGATCGCCTATGGCCGCGCGGGGAGCGAGGAAAGCCTTCCCGTTAAAGATGTTCGCCTTGTGGCGGCGCAGTATTTTGAGGTAGGCAAGATCAAGCTTCATTGGGATGAGGCGCTGGCGCTGTCCGATTTGTCGGAGAAGCGCGGGGCTTTGAAGACGCTTATTAACATGCTTCTTCTAAGCGAGGAGGTCTTGGCCTATGGCGGGACGATTACCTTGCAACGAATCGAGGGGGAGGGCACACTTGGCTGTCGTTTGGAGATTGTCGGAAAGTCGGCGCAGTTATCGCCCTCTTTTGGGGATGCTTTAAACGGCATCACGCCTGTCGAAGACCTCACGCCGCGAACGATCCAGTCCTATATGACGGGCCGATTTGCCTCTACTTTTGACCTGTCTATCCTTCCTTCCTCTCCTTGTCCTGATCAGCTGGATTTGACGCTGCTGGTCAAGGCTCCTGAATACGATAGCGACCGCCCCTTATAA
- a CDS encoding chemotaxis protein CheW: protein MDDLLREFLTETHESIAQLDVELVRLEQNPNDPSLIGSIFRLVHTVKGTCGFLGLPRLEKVAHSGENILGKFRDGQLKVTPRAVTLILRSIDAIKYLLSVLEETEAEAPGDDSVLIAELDAMAEGRGEESSAPVEAAAPPAMEPSASPVQETTPPAAEADAFGFVPVRAEDTGLNMKETKMSEQPSQQATVPAPMDAKKDAEPAGGEGGIKESAVSSQTIRVSVDQLENLMVIASELVLTRNQLNQISRTQKDNPFATSLQRLSHVTSELQEGVMKTRMQPIGNAWSKLPRIIRDLSLELGKKIDLQMLGAETELDRQVLELIKDPLTHMVRNSADHGIEIPSDRAMAGKPETGVVLLNAFHEGGHIIIEISDDGRGLSMNRIKAKIVQNGMASENEVATMSEQQIMQYIFKPGFSTATQITAVSGRGVGMDVVKTNIEKIGGTVDLQSTEGKGSRFLIKIPLTLAIVSALIVECAGERFAIPQISVVELVHASAHSEYRVERINDTPVLRLRNRLLPLVSLRRALKLGEGKKDEEMSFIVVVQVGSSSFGIIVDRVFDTEEIVVKPVSPILRNITMFSGNTILGDGSVVMILDPNGVATHAGEIHTTADSTLKHHAASGHGRVSSKQSLLLFRAGGEAPKAVSLSLVARLEEIDLTSVEYSDDKPVVQYRGKLMPLVPLDESFKLGKEGMQPILVFSDHERSMGLIVDEIIDIIEDQVEVNVAAHHPGCLGSAIIAGKATDIIDTGHYLAQAYQDWFGSQQDSSFGTEQLHRVLLVDDSPFFRNLLTPLLMVAGYTVTTAENAAQALKLREEGEEFDVIVSDIEMPGMNGFDFAAAVRKDGGKWGELPFIALSSHATPRDIEQGRRAGFTDYVAKFNREALLSTLQQTLSTIRVNA, encoded by the coding sequence ATGGATGATCTGTTAAGAGAGTTTTTGACGGAGACTCATGAGAGCATCGCTCAACTTGACGTTGAGTTGGTCAGGCTTGAGCAAAATCCCAACGATCCTTCCTTGATCGGCAGCATTTTTCGGCTGGTTCATACGGTTAAAGGGACGTGCGGCTTTTTGGGGCTGCCCCGTTTGGAAAAAGTTGCCCATTCGGGCGAGAACATTTTAGGCAAATTCCGCGATGGTCAGCTTAAGGTTACGCCGCGCGCTGTGACACTTATTCTGCGCTCTATCGATGCGATCAAATACCTTTTGTCTGTTTTGGAAGAAACGGAAGCCGAAGCTCCTGGCGATGATAGCGTGTTGATTGCCGAATTGGACGCTATGGCCGAAGGGCGAGGGGAAGAATCGTCTGCGCCCGTTGAGGCCGCCGCGCCTCCTGCGATGGAGCCTTCGGCTTCGCCCGTTCAAGAGACAACGCCTCCTGCCGCCGAGGCGGATGCCTTTGGCTTTGTGCCTGTTCGCGCCGAAGATACGGGTCTGAATATGAAGGAGACTAAAATGTCGGAACAACCATCTCAGCAAGCGACCGTTCCCGCCCCGATGGATGCCAAGAAAGATGCTGAACCCGCTGGCGGAGAGGGCGGTATCAAGGAGTCGGCGGTTTCGTCGCAGACGATCCGCGTGAGCGTCGATCAGCTTGAGAATTTGATGGTGATTGCCAGCGAGTTGGTTTTGACCCGTAATCAGCTGAACCAGATTTCCCGCACGCAAAAGGACAATCCTTTTGCCACGTCTTTGCAGCGCTTGAGCCATGTGACCTCGGAGCTGCAAGAGGGTGTGATGAAGACGCGCATGCAGCCGATTGGCAATGCTTGGTCGAAACTGCCGCGTATTATTCGCGATTTGTCTTTGGAGCTAGGCAAAAAGATTGATCTTCAAATGCTGGGGGCAGAAACCGAGCTGGATCGTCAGGTCTTGGAGCTTATTAAGGATCCGTTGACCCATATGGTGCGTAACTCGGCTGATCATGGCATTGAGATTCCGTCGGATCGCGCTATGGCTGGAAAGCCGGAGACGGGCGTTGTTTTGCTGAACGCTTTTCATGAAGGCGGGCATATCATCATCGAGATTTCCGACGATGGGCGCGGCTTATCGATGAACAGGATCAAGGCCAAGATTGTCCAGAACGGGATGGCCAGTGAAAACGAAGTTGCGACGATGAGTGAGCAACAGATTATGCAGTATATTTTTAAGCCTGGTTTTTCTACGGCGACGCAGATTACAGCCGTGTCAGGCCGTGGCGTGGGCATGGACGTTGTCAAAACGAACATTGAGAAAATCGGCGGGACGGTTGATCTTCAATCAACGGAAGGTAAGGGCTCGCGTTTCTTGATTAAGATTCCTTTGACGTTGGCGATTGTCTCGGCTCTCATTGTGGAATGTGCCGGTGAGCGGTTCGCTATTCCCCAAATCAGCGTTGTCGAGCTTGTTCATGCCTCGGCTCATAGTGAGTATAGGGTGGAGCGGATTAACGATACCCCTGTTCTTCGTCTGCGCAATCGTTTGCTGCCGCTTGTTTCTCTGCGCCGTGCGCTTAAGCTCGGCGAAGGCAAAAAAGATGAGGAAATGTCCTTTATCGTTGTGGTTCAGGTCGGTAGCTCAAGCTTCGGCATTATCGTGGACCGCGTATTCGATACGGAAGAAATCGTGGTCAAACCCGTTTCCCCGATCTTGCGTAACATCACCATGTTCTCGGGCAACACCATTTTGGGGGATGGCAGCGTCGTCATGATCCTTGATCCAAACGGCGTTGCGACGCACGCGGGCGAGATTCACACGACAGCGGATTCAACACTGAAGCATCATGCGGCCTCTGGTCATGGGCGCGTTTCGTCCAAACAATCGTTGTTGTTGTTCCGTGCGGGTGGTGAAGCCCCCAAGGCTGTTTCCCTTTCGTTGGTTGCGCGCCTTGAGGAAATTGATCTGACCAGCGTTGAGTATTCGGATGACAAACCCGTTGTGCAGTATCGCGGAAAACTTATGCCCCTCGTGCCGCTTGATGAATCTTTCAAGCTTGGCAAGGAGGGGATGCAGCCTATCTTGGTGTTCAGTGATCATGAGCGCAGCATGGGGCTGATTGTCGATGAAATCATCGATATCATTGAGGATCAGGTTGAGGTCAATGTGGCGGCGCATCATCCCGGATGTCTGGGGAGTGCGATCATCGCGGGGAAGGCCACGGATATTATCGACACGGGCCATTATCTGGCGCAGGCCTACCAAGACTGGTTCGGATCGCAGCAAGACTCTTCCTTTGGGACTGAGCAATTGCACCGTGTCTTGCTTGTGGATGACAGTCCCTTTTTCCGCAACCTATTAACGCCGCTTCTTATGGTGGCTGGGTATACGGTGACAACGGCAGAAAATGCGGCGCAGGCTCTTAAGCTTCGCGAAGAAGGCGAAGAGTTTGATGTGATCGTCAGCGATATTGAAATGCCCGGTATGAATGGTTTTGATTTTGCCGCAGCGGTTCGCAAGGACGGCGGCAAATGGGGCGAGCTTCCCTTCATCGCTTTGTCATCGCATGCTACGCCACGCGATATTGAGCAGGGACGTCGGGCAGGCTTCACGGATTATGTTGCCAAGTTTAACAGAGAGGCCTTGCTCTCAACGCTTCAACAAACTCTCAGCACAATAAGGGTGAACGCATGA
- a CDS encoding protein-glutamate O-methyltransferase CheR, giving the protein MKPEDFDLFSSLVKQRSGLVLTKDKSYLLESRLIPVARKYNLKTLEDLAQLVRTKREESVLHDITEAMTTNESFFFRDTKPFDQFKKLLLPELLRTRAAKKQFRIWSSASSSGQEAYSLAMICAEEAAKLQGWKVDILGTDISTEMVERAKSGIYSQFEVQRGLPIALLMKCFSQIGTDKWQIKEELRRMVQYREGNLLLDFGPIGSFDVIYCRNVLIYFDQPTKTRVLEAMSHVLAPDGVLFLGGAETVLGISDKFKPLENERGVYVLANRPDTGMLPKGRGTGVSPLAGSSFSGTTASVSM; this is encoded by the coding sequence ATGAAGCCAGAAGATTTTGATCTGTTCTCAAGCCTTGTGAAGCAGCGGTCAGGCCTCGTTCTGACGAAGGACAAGTCGTACCTGCTTGAATCGCGACTGATTCCTGTCGCCAGAAAATACAATTTAAAGACCCTTGAGGATCTCGCTCAATTGGTTCGTACCAAGCGCGAGGAATCTGTTCTTCACGATATTACGGAAGCCATGACGACCAATGAGTCCTTCTTTTTCCGTGATACGAAACCTTTTGACCAGTTTAAAAAGTTATTGTTGCCTGAGCTTCTACGCACGCGCGCGGCCAAAAAACAGTTTCGTATTTGGTCTTCGGCTTCGTCCAGCGGGCAAGAGGCCTATTCTTTGGCCATGATTTGCGCGGAAGAAGCAGCTAAGCTTCAGGGGTGGAAAGTTGACATCCTTGGAACCGATATTTCGACCGAGATGGTGGAGCGCGCGAAAAGCGGCATTTACTCGCAATTCGAGGTGCAGCGTGGCTTACCGATTGCGCTTTTGATGAAGTGCTTTTCTCAAATCGGCACGGACAAGTGGCAGATCAAGGAAGAGCTTCGCCGCATGGTTCAGTACCGTGAGGGGAACCTTTTGCTGGATTTTGGTCCCATCGGGTCGTTCGATGTTATTTATTGTCGCAATGTTCTTATCTATTTCGACCAACCTACCAAAACGCGTGTTTTAGAGGCGATGAGCCACGTTCTGGCTCCCGATGGCGTGTTGTTCTTGGGCGGCGCGGAAACCGTTTTGGGCATTTCCGACAAATTCAAGCCGTTGGAAAATGAGCGCGGCGTTTATGTTCTGGCAAACCGACCTGACACAGGTATGTTGCCCAAAGGGCGGGGGACGGGTGTGAGTCCACTTGCCGGTTCTTCCTTTTCTGGAACGACAGCTTCCGTTTCTATGTAG
- a CDS encoding chemotaxis response regulator protein-glutamate methylesterase, producing MDYSSMTGDEDGCSDIYQVMVVDDSAFIRGAITRAIESDPSLRVAVSVSNGEQAIRSLQREAVDVIVLDIEMPVMDGLTALPKLKEIDGAVQVIMASTLTQKNAEISLRAMSLGATDYIPKPSSSHEVMAAESFQHDLIEKVKALGALARRSGVREHPRSAPPPKKTEEVARPASSPSAAPLDQGKRAENVRLVSPFPKQGRREVVLRKDPILRPDVLAIGSSTGGPQALFKVIKDMGKGLPQPIVITQHMPPAFTTILAEHIARQCDVVCQEAKNGDILVAGHYYIAPGDFHMLVERRGSDAIVKLVKDPPENFCRPSVDPMLRSLAVAYGRNILVVILTGMGADGTKGGEVVVKAGGSVIAQDEATSVVWGMPGSVAMAGLCTALFPVDKIGSFVRQTAMGARA from the coding sequence ATGGATTATTCTTCGATGACAGGTGATGAGGACGGATGTTCTGATATTTATCAGGTCATGGTTGTAGATGATTCCGCGTTTATTCGCGGTGCGATTACGCGTGCCATTGAAAGCGATCCTAGTTTGCGTGTGGCCGTTTCGGTCAGCAATGGTGAGCAGGCTATCCGTTCTCTTCAACGTGAGGCAGTTGATGTTATCGTTTTGGACATCGAAATGCCTGTTATGGATGGCTTGACGGCGTTGCCCAAGCTTAAGGAAATCGATGGTGCTGTGCAGGTGATTATGGCTTCGACTCTAACACAAAAGAACGCTGAAATTAGTTTGCGTGCCATGTCCTTGGGCGCCACGGACTATATTCCGAAGCCCTCCAGTAGCCATGAGGTCATGGCGGCGGAGTCTTTTCAGCATGACTTAATTGAGAAGGTCAAAGCCTTGGGCGCGCTTGCGCGGCGATCCGGCGTGCGTGAGCATCCTCGCTCGGCCCCCCCGCCCAAAAAGACAGAAGAGGTGGCTAGACCAGCTTCTTCCCCATCAGCAGCCCCCCTCGATCAGGGAAAGCGCGCTGAGAATGTGCGTTTGGTTTCACCTTTCCCTAAACAAGGGCGGCGGGAAGTCGTTTTGCGCAAAGACCCAATCTTGCGCCCAGACGTTTTGGCGATAGGGAGCTCGACAGGCGGGCCTCAAGCGCTTTTTAAGGTGATCAAGGATATGGGGAAGGGGCTTCCTCAGCCAATCGTGATTACGCAGCATATGCCTCCCGCTTTTACAACCATTTTGGCTGAGCACATTGCCCGCCAGTGCGATGTTGTTTGTCAGGAAGCGAAGAACGGCGATATTTTGGTCGCGGGGCATTATTATATAGCGCCCGGTGATTTTCACATGTTGGTGGAGCGCAGGGGCTCGGATGCCATTGTCAAGTTGGTGAAGGATCCGCCAGAAAATTTCTGTCGTCCCTCTGTTGACCCTATGTTGCGTTCTTTAGCTGTTGCGTATGGACGTAATATTCTTGTCGTGATTTTGACGGGCATGGGCGCTGATGGCACAAAGGGTGGGGAAGTTGTCGTTAAGGCCGGTGGTTCCGTTATTGCCCAAGATGAAGCGACAAGCGTTGTGTGGGGCATGCCCGGATCCGTTGCTATGGCTGGCCTTTGCACGGCTCTTTTCCCAGTCGATAAAATTGGTAGTTTTGTTCGCCAGACGGCGATGGGAGCAAGAGCATGA
- a CDS encoding chemotaxis protein CheW, translated as MSENNLPVKSDKPLPAVVDSASGREFVTMYIEGQLFGIPVLQVQDVLEPLKITRVPLSPREVAGSLNLRGRIVTAIDVRTRLGLSPREGNVKCMSVVVESGGEFYSLIVDQVGEVMTLAAAEFEKTPATLDDRWREIADGIYRLQESLLVVIDVKRLLRLEELTAA; from the coding sequence ATGAGCGAAAACAACCTTCCCGTGAAATCCGATAAACCGCTTCCTGCTGTTGTGGATAGCGCTTCGGGACGTGAGTTTGTGACGATGTATATCGAAGGGCAGCTTTTCGGTATCCCTGTCCTTCAGGTTCAAGATGTTTTGGAGCCACTAAAGATCACGCGTGTTCCTTTGTCGCCACGCGAGGTCGCTGGTTCTTTAAACCTTCGTGGACGCATCGTCACGGCCATTGACGTTCGTACGCGACTTGGACTTTCGCCGCGTGAAGGTAATGTCAAGTGCATGAGCGTTGTCGTGGAGTCAGGTGGTGAGTTTTACAGCCTGATCGTTGACCAAGTTGGAGAAGTGATGACGCTTGCCGCCGCTGAGTTTGAAAAAACGCCCGCCACGCTTGACGACCGTTGGCGCGAAATAGCGGACGGTATTTATAGACTTCAGGAATCCCTTTTGGTGGTTATTGATGTCAAAAGGCTGTTACGTTTAGAAGAATTAACGGCAGCTTAA
- a CDS encoding response regulator, translating to MKSCLLVDDSRVIRKVARQIFEALDFACEEAENGQMALEACQKAMPDVILLDWNMPVMDGMEFLRALRKMANGGESVVVFCTTENDMKHIQDAMASGANEYIMKPFDADIVRSKLVQLGIVEG from the coding sequence ATGAAGTCATGTCTTCTTGTTGATGATAGTCGCGTTATTCGCAAAGTAGCGAGGCAGATATTTGAGGCGCTCGATTTTGCATGCGAAGAGGCCGAGAATGGCCAAATGGCGTTGGAGGCCTGTCAAAAGGCTATGCCTGATGTCATTTTGTTGGATTGGAACATGCCCGTTATGGATGGGATGGAGTTTTTGCGCGCTTTGCGTAAGATGGCCAACGGGGGCGAATCGGTTGTCGTGTTTTGCACGACAGAGAATGACATGAAGCATATTCAAGACGCTATGGCGAGCGGTGCGAATGAATATATCATGAAGCCTTTTGATGCGGATATTGTGCGCAGCAAGCTTGTTCAGCTGGGGATTGTCGAGGGCTGA